GCGGCGCCACCTGGCTGGGCACATCCATCATCACCGGGACCAGCTTTTCCAACTGGTCGATATGGCATTTGATCACCGCGTCGATCGTTTGCCCGTCCAGCGACAATAGCGGGCTCAATTCCAGCGAGAATCCTTCGTCGAATTGCCCCATTTCCGCTTCGTAGGCGGGCCACGCATTCGGGTGCAACGTCAGGTCGCGCGTGTACGTTTTGGGACGCGTGGCCGCGACCGTGGTCGCCTGGCCATTACTCACGAGCAGTTGCGGCGAGCTATGTTCGCGGAAATCGCTGCGCTTGCGCAGCTCGGCCAACAGCAGCGAAGCATCCTCTTTTTCCACCAGCCACGCCTGAATGCCCTGCGTCTGCACGGCCACGGAGCGCAACATCGGCTTGGCCTTCACACGCCAATCGGGATGACCGATCGTGATAACCCGCACACTGAAGGCGCTCGTCTCGGCCTCGGTATTCACAAAGCGATCGACGACGTCGGCCACCTTGGCCTGCATCTCGGGCGTGTGATAGACGCGCAGCGAGCGTCGGTTGGCGCTCAAAAACGCGAATGGCTCGGAATGCCAGGTCTCGTAACCGGTATCGCGCAGAATCCAATCCACGATCGCCTGCTCGGGACGGTTCGTCGATGTCACGTGCACCGCGTAGGGGCTGATGTCGTATTCGCGCCACACCTGGCCGGCGTCGTTGGGCAATCCGCCCGCCCCTTCGGTCACGCGCGCGATCGATTGCCGTGGTGCGCCTTGCATGGCCGCCTGAGGCGAAGTGGAATTCAGCGGCGCGATGCCGTCATCGGATTCACCGCTGGCCTGCCGAATCTCCTTCGACGGAATCGGCTTCGCCGAAGGGGGCGCCGCGGCAACGCGATTGCGCGGCGTGCGCCATTTGCCGGCCGAACGGTCTTGCGCCGCAGGCGCAGTCGTGGCTTGCGCCCGCGCCAAGGTCGGCACGACGACAGCAAACGCTAGCGCGAGTAGAAAACTTCTGGCCAACATCGTGACGGCCTCCATGTCGAGTCCGGTTGCGCCGGCCCGGCGCGCGGAAATCCCTGGAAATGCGGCGGGAGTATAGGAGGTCGCCACAGGCGGAACAAGATCGATAAGCCGCCGGCGGTGGGATGCATTGCATGCACCGCGAAGCGCTAAGCGACGATCACGGTGCTCTTAAGATGCACCTACGAGCCGCTTAATGCTGGCCGTTACGCATGTGCCCCACGATCACTGACGCATTATGCCCGCCAAAGCCGAAGCTGTTGCTCATGGCAGTCACCACCTTCCGCTCGCGCGGCTGGTTGGGCGTGTAATCCAGATCGCACAGCGGGTCGGGATTGTGATAGTTGATCGTCGGCGGAATTATGTTGTGCCGCAGCGCCAGCACCGAAAGCACCAGCTCCACGCCGCCGCTCGCGCCCAGCAAATGCCCGAGCTGGCTCTTCGTGCTCGAGATGCTCAGGTCGCGGGCGTGTTCCTTGAACACCGTTTTCATGGCGGCCGTCTCGGCCTGATCTCCCAGCGGTGTGCTGGTACCGTGAGCATTGATGTACGTGACATCCGACAGCGGCACGCGGCCATCGGCCAGCGCATAGCTCATTGCCTTCGCGGCGCCGGTGCCATGTTCGTCGGGATGCGTAATGTGTCCGGCGTCAGCGCTCAGGCCGTAGCCGAGCACCTCGGCGTAAATCCGGGCGCCGCGGGCTTTGGCGTGCTCGATCTCCTCGAGAACCAACAAGCCGGCCCCTTCGCTGAGCACAAATCCGTCCCGTTCGCGATCGAACGGCCGGCTGGCCCCTGTCGGATTGTCGTTCATCTCGGACAGGGCCCGCATATTCGCAAAGCCGCTGATCCCCATCGGCGTCAGAGCCGCCTCGGTGCCGCCGGTCACCATCACATCGGCGTCGCCGTACTGGATGGCCTTATACGAATCGCCGATCGCGTTGGTCGCGCTCGCGCAGGCCGTGGCTACCGCGGCGCTGGGGCCGCGCAATTGGAACTCGATCGAGATTTGCCCGCAGGCCGCGTTCACCATCAATTTGGGAATGGTGAAGGCAGACACCTTGTCCGGCCCCTTTTCCAAGAGCCGGGCGTGCTGCGTCTCGATCTCGTTCAGTCCGCCGATACCGGTCCCCAAGATCACGCCGCAACGAAACGGGTCCTCTTTCGAGAAATCGAGACCCGAGTCGCGCACGGCGTCGATGCCGGCGACCATGGCGAATTGCGTAAAGCGGTCAAGCCGCTTCGCATCCTTAGCTGATATGTAACCGTCCGTGGTCCAGTTCTGGACTTCGCCGCCGAATTTGACTTTGTATTGAGTCGTGTCGAACGAAGTTAGCGGATGAATCCCGCTTTCGCCCTGACAAATCCGTTGCCAGAGGTCGTCGACTCGGCAGCTTAGGGAAGTGACTGCTCCAAGGCCGGTTACGACTACGCGTCGTTTCATTTATGTCCGTTGGACTGCGACTTTTCGATGTACTCGATCGCCTGACCCACTGTTTGAATTTTTTCCGCAGCATCGTCCGGGATGTTGATATCGAACTCTTCCTCGAGTTCCATAACCAATTCCACGGTATCCAGACTGTCCGCACCAAGATCGTTCACGAACGAAGTCTCGGGCGTAACTTGCTCTTTGCTGACGCCGAGCTGTTCGGCCACGATGTCGATCACACGCTCTTTAACTGAGGCCACTTTACTGGTCCTCCTTGCAGTTGCTTATGGAATATCCGCGCTTGGTTTTGCGAAATTTGGGGGGGCGGCGGTTGCTATCGGTCAGGCCGCCCCTGTGAGTGAGCGACGCTTGGGCAAACTCGAAGCCCCAGCAAATTAAAGGGTTTCCGGAAAGAAGGTCAAGATATACCGACTTTTTCGTAGCCTGTCCATATCTACCAGCACCCCCAGGCGGCGCGTCCTGTTAGGTATTCGCACGCCTGAGCCCGTCCGCTCGACTTTCGCATTAGAGTCCGCCTTTCGAGCATTCGTCACATCTACGGCAAACGCACGCCAGATCGTCGGAAGCAATACGCCTGTCGGACTTTGCGAGGCAAGATCACGTCCGATTCACAAAAATCTCTCCGCACCGACGATCGGGGCGTAACGCGTTCCCTCTCGCTCGCCGTCAGGCGGTCAATCCGCCGTCGATTGTGATCACTTGCCCCGTAATGTAGGCCGCGGCACTGCTGCACAGGTACAGTACGGCCCCCACGACTTCCTCGGGCTGTCCGAGCCTGCGCACCGGCACCCGGCTGACGACTTCCTCCAGCACTTTTTCGCCCAGCTTCTCGGTCATTTCGGTCTCGATAAAGCCGGGAGCGATCGCGTTGACCGTCACCTTGCGCGTCGCTAGCTCGCGGGCCACGGAACGCGTCATGCCGATCAACCCCGCCTTCGACGCCGAGTAGTTC
The Pirellulales bacterium genome window above contains:
- a CDS encoding acyl carrier protein, which produces MASVKERVIDIVAEQLGVSKEQVTPETSFVNDLGADSLDTVELVMELEEEFDINIPDDAAEKIQTVGQAIEYIEKSQSNGHK
- the fabF gene encoding beta-ketoacyl-ACP synthase II gives rise to the protein MKRRVVVTGLGAVTSLSCRVDDLWQRICQGESGIHPLTSFDTTQYKVKFGGEVQNWTTDGYISAKDAKRLDRFTQFAMVAGIDAVRDSGLDFSKEDPFRCGVILGTGIGGLNEIETQHARLLEKGPDKVSAFTIPKLMVNAACGQISIEFQLRGPSAAVATACASATNAIGDSYKAIQYGDADVMVTGGTEAALTPMGISGFANMRALSEMNDNPTGASRPFDRERDGFVLSEGAGLLVLEEIEHAKARGARIYAEVLGYGLSADAGHITHPDEHGTGAAKAMSYALADGRVPLSDVTYINAHGTSTPLGDQAETAAMKTVFKEHARDLSISSTKSQLGHLLGASGGVELVLSVLALRHNIIPPTINYHNPDPLCDLDYTPNQPRERKVVTAMSNSFGFGGHNASVIVGHMRNGQH